A stretch of Henckelia pumila isolate YLH828 chromosome 4, ASM3356847v2, whole genome shotgun sequence DNA encodes these proteins:
- the LOC140861918 gene encoding vacuolar lysine transporter YPQ1-like, with amino-acid sequence MKPLKLSYCAAEKKPCMRWIEDIFKDCLCNINDEISFAFGVLGLISWAVAEIPQIITNFSNKSANGVSLAFLSTWIIGDVLNLVGCILEPATLPTQFYTAVLYTTVTVILAIQCLYYNHFCKWSNKSELHGGKEETEPLLSKSQDKSCKTTKNNVPVDVPYYERKFYFTSARSLAGSDTPPTRSSSYIKARSGPPVLEHDDSSSEEDNDNEYVNIPSPKNKHVVAQPRPIPRPVVYGTFAATSANLPRLSKAFREMVRGEYEYNENKYGQLLGWVMAAIYMGGRIPQIWLNIQRGSVEGLNPLMFVFALVANATYVASILVRTIEWKLLKANMPWLLDAIVCVALDSFIIIQYIFYKYIKANKSQHLEHHLYRDYVEADK; translated from the exons ATGAAACCCTTGAAGCTTTCATACTGTGCAGCTGAGAAAAAACCTTGTATGAGATGGATCGAAGATATTTTCAAGGATTGTTTGTGTAACATCAACGATGAAATCTCGTTCGCTTTTGGTGTACTGGGCTTAATTTCTTGGGCAGTCGCAGAGATCCCACAGATTATCACCAATTTCTCCAACAAATCCGCCAATGGTGTGTCTTTGGCTTTTCTTTCCACTTGGATTATTGG CGATGTGTTAAATCTCGTGGGCTGCATTCTGGAACCAGCAACG TTACCCACCCAGTTCTACACTGCAGTG CTCTATACGACCGTGACTGTCATTTTAGCAATACAATGCCTATATTACAACCATTTTTGCAAGTGGTCCAACAAATCTGAATTACACGGC GGTAAAGAGGAGACCGAACCTTTACTCTCTAAAAGTCAAGACAAAAGTTGCAAAACTACAAAAAATAATGTTCCCGTCGATGTACCTTATTACGAGAGGAAATTCTACTTTAC GTCAGCAAGATCCTTGGCAGGAAGCGATACGCCTCCGACGAGATCGTCTTCTTACATAAAAGCAAGAAGTGGACCTCCTGTTCTGGAACATGATGATTCTTCATCTGAAGAAGACAATGACAATGAATATGTCAATATTCCATCCCCGAAAAACAAACATGTCGTCGCGCAGCCTCGACCAATTCCACGTCcc GTAGTGTATGGAACTTTTGCTGCTACTTCGGCAAATCTTCCGCGCTTGAGCAAGGCTTTCAGGGAAATGGTTCGCGGCGAATAC GAATATAATGAAAATAAGTATGGACAATTGTTGGGATGGGTGATGGCAGCCATTTACATGGGCGGAAGAATACCACAAATTTGGTTGAAT atccaaaGAGGGAGTGTGGAG GGATTGAATCCTCTAATGTTCGTGTTCGCGTTGGTCGCCAATGCTACATATGTTGCAAG CATATTAGTGAGAACTATCGAGTGGAAGTTGCTAAAAGCAAACATGCCCTGGTTATTGGACGCAATTGTTTGCGTCGCACTGGATTCTTTT ATAATAATTCAGTACATCTTCTACAAATATATCAAAGCAAATAAAAGCCAGCATTTGGAACACCACCTCTACCGCGACTATGTTGAAGCAGATAAATGA